The following coding sequences are from one Streptomyces sp. NBC_01485 window:
- the acs gene encoding acetate--CoA ligase: protein MSNESLANLLKEERRFAPPADLAADANVTAEAYEQAKADRLGFWAAQARRLAWAKEPTETLDWSNPPFAKWFKDGELNVAYNCVDRHVEAGHGDRVAIHFEGEPGDSRAITYAELKDEVSKAAGALEELGVRKGDRVAVYMPMIPETAIAMLACARIGAAHSVVFGGFSADALATRIRDADAKVVITSDGGYRRGKPSALKPAVDDAVARVDNVEHVLVVRRTGQEVAWDDSRDVWWHEIVERQSAEHTPEAFEAEHPLFILYTSGTTGKPKGILHTSGGYLTQAAYTHHAVFDLKPETDVYWCTADVGWVTGHSYIVYGPLANGATQVMYEGTPDTPHQGRFWEIVQKYGVTILYTAPTAIRTFMKWGDDIPAKFDLSSLRVLGSVGEPINPEAWIWYRKHIGADRTPIVDTWWQTETGAMMISPLPGVTETKPGSAQTPLPGISATVVDDEANEVPNGGGGYLVLTEPWPSMLRTIWGDDQRFLDTYWSRFPGKYFAGDGAKKDDDGDIWLLGRVDDVMLVSGHNISTTEVESALVSHPSVAEAAVVGAADETTGQAIVAFVILRGTANADDENLVADLRNHVGATLGPIAKPKRVLPVAELPKTRSGKIMRRLLRDVAENRQLGDVTTLTDSTVMDLIQTKLPAAPSED, encoded by the coding sequence GTGAGCAACGAGAGCCTGGCCAACCTGCTCAAGGAAGAGCGCAGGTTCGCGCCGCCCGCGGACCTGGCGGCCGACGCCAACGTCACGGCGGAGGCGTACGAGCAGGCCAAGGCTGACAGGCTCGGCTTCTGGGCCGCGCAGGCCCGTCGGCTGGCCTGGGCCAAGGAGCCGACGGAGACGCTGGACTGGTCGAACCCGCCGTTCGCCAAGTGGTTCAAGGACGGCGAGCTCAACGTCGCCTACAACTGCGTCGACCGGCATGTGGAGGCCGGGCACGGGGACCGGGTCGCCATCCACTTCGAGGGCGAGCCCGGCGACAGCCGCGCCATCACCTACGCCGAGCTCAAGGACGAGGTGTCGAAGGCGGCGGGCGCCCTGGAGGAGCTGGGAGTTCGGAAGGGCGACCGGGTCGCCGTCTACATGCCGATGATCCCGGAGACGGCGATCGCGATGCTGGCCTGCGCCCGGATCGGCGCCGCGCACTCCGTCGTCTTCGGCGGTTTCTCGGCGGACGCGCTGGCCACCCGTATCCGGGACGCGGACGCCAAGGTCGTCATCACGTCCGACGGCGGTTACCGGCGCGGCAAGCCGTCCGCGCTGAAGCCGGCGGTCGACGACGCGGTCGCGCGCGTGGACAACGTCGAGCATGTGCTGGTGGTCCGCCGTACCGGCCAGGAGGTCGCCTGGGACGACAGCCGGGACGTCTGGTGGCACGAGATCGTCGAGCGGCAGTCGGCCGAGCACACGCCCGAGGCGTTCGAGGCCGAGCACCCGCTGTTCATCCTCTACACCTCCGGCACCACCGGTAAGCCGAAGGGCATCCTGCACACCTCCGGCGGCTACCTCACGCAGGCCGCGTACACGCACCACGCCGTCTTCGACCTCAAGCCGGAGACCGACGTGTACTGGTGCACGGCCGACGTCGGCTGGGTCACCGGGCACTCGTACATCGTGTACGGGCCGCTGGCCAACGGCGCGACGCAGGTCATGTACGAGGGCACGCCCGACACCCCGCACCAGGGCCGCTTCTGGGAGATCGTGCAGAAGTACGGGGTGACGATCCTGTACACGGCGCCGACCGCCATCCGTACGTTCATGAAGTGGGGCGACGACATCCCCGCGAAGTTCGACCTCTCCTCCCTGCGCGTGCTCGGATCGGTCGGTGAACCCATCAACCCCGAGGCCTGGATCTGGTACCGCAAGCACATCGGCGCCGACCGGACCCCCATCGTCGACACCTGGTGGCAGACCGAGACGGGCGCGATGATGATCTCGCCGCTGCCCGGCGTCACCGAGACCAAGCCCGGTTCCGCGCAGACGCCGCTGCCCGGCATCTCCGCGACGGTCGTCGACGACGAGGCGAACGAGGTGCCGAACGGCGGGGGCGGCTACCTGGTCCTCACCGAGCCGTGGCCGTCGATGCTGCGCACAATCTGGGGCGACGACCAGCGGTTCCTCGACACGTACTGGTCGCGCTTCCCGGGCAAGTACTTCGCCGGGGACGGCGCGAAGAAGGACGACGACGGGGACATCTGGCTCCTCGGGCGCGTCGACGACGTGATGCTCGTGTCGGGCCACAACATCTCCACCACCGAGGTCGAGTCGGCGCTCGTGTCGCACCCGTCCGTAGCCGAGGCGGCCGTGGTGGGCGCCGCCGACGAGACGACCGGGCAGGCCATCGTCGCCTTCGTCATCCTGCGCGGCACGGCGAACGCGGACGACGAGAACCTCGTCGCCGATCTGCGCAACCACGTCGGCGCCACGCTCGGGCCGATCGCCAAGCCGA